CCACAGACAGCAGCATTTCCACCTGTGCCCAGGCATTCGCCGCACAGGTGGAATTTTTCTGTGAAGAACGTGCGGCAATCCGCAAAAGACCACACCGCCGTTTGCCACCCAGCTGAAAATTTTTCCAAAAAATTAAAAATGCCTGCAATAAAACGGCAGGCGGATGTATTAATATGGTATAACAAACAGTCACACATCAAAGGAGGAAACTATTATGAGAAACAACGCGAAAAAACTATTTCCGCTGCTGCTGACATTCATTATGCTTCTTTCCCTGTCTGTCACAGCTTCCGCGGCAGCTGCAAAGAAAATTTCTATCACCGGGACGCTGAAAACAATGGTGGTCGGTCAGAAAAATGAGCTGGATACAAAGATTACTCCAAAGAGCGCGAAGGTCAGAGACAAAAATATTGTGTGGACCAGCAGCAACCCGAAAGTAATCCGGATTCTGGAAAACTACGACGATGAGACAGAAATTAAAGCTTTAAAGGCGGGAACCGCAACTATCACCGTATCAATCAGGGGCACAAACTTAAAAGCCAGCAAAAAAATTACGGTAAAGAATTCCTCTGCCGTATCTGTCAGCAGCTACACGAAAAAAATCAGTTCCTGCACCGAAAATCTTAAGGATATTTACAACAGCATCAAAAAAGCAACCGTTAAAAGCGGCTACTCTGCAGCCCGCAGGCAGGCGCAGACCTATGAAAACAAGATTGAAAAAATCGAAGACCAGCTCGACGAGCTGGAAGATACCATAAAGAGTCTTTACCGCTCCGGCAAACTTACCGCCAGCCAGTACAATTCCTTAAAGAAAAAGCTGAAAAGCGCTGACAGCTATGCCGATAAAGCGGAAGACTATCTGGAAAGAAAGTTTGGAGATTTCGACTGATTCTATTTAAAAGCATCCCCTTTTGGTTTTGCCGGAACCAGAAGGGGATGTTTTTTGTCTCCCGTGTATGATAAATCTGTTGATAAAAATAATGAAAATTTCTGTTGATAAAAATAATGAAAATTTATTGACAATTTTCTTTTGCTGTGCTATAAATATATGGCGAGCAACGCACAGGGGATTGGTCAAATGGTATGACAGAAGTCTCCAAAACTTTTAGCGGGAGTTCGATTCTCTCATCCCCTGCTCAATCTGAAAAGCACCGTATTTACGGTGCTTTTTGTTATGATATAAGTAGTCATTCCAGTCATTTACAACTATTCACGCCAGGGACCGCGTCCGCCTGCCGTCCCCGCTTATGTGGAAAACGGCAAGCCGGAATCTTCTCCGCTGAGTATATAGAACACAGCTTCCCGCACGGTTTTAAGACCGACGATTTTCAGTCCGGGGATTTTTCCGACGCTGCGGACGGAGACCTCCGGCATCAGCACGGTGGTAAAGCCAAGCTTTCTGGCTTCGTCGACGCGCTGCTTTGCCATATTGACCGCACGAATTTCACCGCTTAAGCCCACCTCGCCGAAGGCGATAAGCTTTTCATCCACGGCGATATCCTTGTAGCTGGAAACCAGCGCCAGAATAAGACCGAGGTCGATTGCCGGTTCCGTCATTTTGATGCCGCCGGCAATATTGACGTAAACATCGCAGGAGGAAAGCCGGATACCCGCGCGTTTTTCGAGCACGGCAAGCAGCAGATTTACACGGTTGAAATCGGTTCCCGCCGTGGTACGGCGCGGCATCGGCAGGTTGCTCTGGCAGACCAGCGCCTGGATTTCCACCAGCACCGGGCGCGTTCCCTCCATAGAGCAGGCAACAACGGAGCCGGAAGCATTTTCCAGCTTGCCGCTCAGCATATATTCCGAAGGATTTTCCACCTCCACCAGCCCGGTATCACGCATCTCAAAAACGCCGATTTCATTGGTAGAGCCGAAACGGTTTTTCACACCGCGCAGGATACGGTAAGCGGCATGGCGGTCGCCCTCAAAATAGAGCACGGTATCAACCATGTGTTCCAGCACACGCGGTCCCGCCACAACGCCCTCCTTCGTAACATGTCCGACCAGAAATACTGTGATGCCCATGCCCTTTGCAATCTGCATGAACACACCGGTAGCCTGGCGCACCTGGGAGACGCTCCCCGGCGCCGACGCCACCTCCTCGCTGTACATGGTCTGGATGGAATCAATCACCACAAACTCCGGCTTCTGCCGCTGCAGCACCTCGCAGATAGTGTCCAGATTTGTCTCACAGAGCACCATCAGCTCCTCCTCGAAGCGCCCGACGCGCTGCGCGCGCAGCTTTAACTGACGCGCCGATTCCTCCCCGGAGATATAAAGCACCGTATGCTTCCGGTTGACCAGGTCGCGGCAGACCTGCAAAAGCAGCGTCGATTTGCCGATACCGGGGTCGCCGCCCACCAGTATCAGCGAACCGGACACGATGCCGCCGCCCAGCACGCGGTCCAGCTCCGCCATGCCGGACGAGGTGCGCTCGCTTTCGTCTGCGCGTATCTCGGAGAGACGCACCGGCTCTGTGCCGGGTCCGGATACCGGCGCGCGCCCGCCCTTTGCGGCAGCGCTCTTTTTCGGCGCAGCCGGTTCCTCCACAAAGGTATTCCACTCATGGCAGCCCGGACACTGCCCCTGCCATTTTGCCGATTCATACCCGCAGTTCTGGCAGAAAAATACGGTTCCTTTTGCTTTTGCCATTTCTTACTTCACAATCTTCACGGAAACGCCTCTGCCTGCCTCCAGCTCGACGCTTAAGGAAAGCTTTCCGCTTAAATTCGTTTTCATCGTTCCAATGCTCTCGCCGTCAATTTCGATTTCATATACAGTGTCTGCTTCCATTTCCACTGTAATCTGCACGTCCTGCGCGCCCTCCACCTCAAATTCCATTCCGCTGCCGGTCTCTTTCAGATGGTGCACCGCCGTTCCCGGAACCGATTCGTAGACGAATCTCTCATTTTTTTCCAGCTTGGTAATCTCGCGGAATGATTTTACCTTGTAAAGGTCACCGGCGTTTTCAAAATCCGATACCTTGGACTTTGCGTCCAGAAGGTAATTTCCGAAGCTGATGGTTCCGTCGTTTTCTTTGCAGATTAAACTTTCTACTACTGACATGTCACTGTCCTCCCACTTTATCCTTCTGTTTTTCAAATTTTATTTTACCGTTCGCCATTCTTGCGGTTACTGCATCGCCCGCCGAAATGCGACCGGATAAAATTTCCTCCGCAAGGGCGTCCTCCACATGCGACTGAATCGCACGCTTTAACGGACGCGCGCCGAATTTCGGGTCGTATCCCTTTTCGGCAATAAATTTTTTCACAGACGGACCAATGCTCAGTCTGATGTCCATCTGCTTTTTGCACCGCTCCTCAAAGTCCTTCAGAAGAAGCGCCACGATTCGGTCAATCTCCTCTTTATTTAAGGAACGGAACACAATGATCTCATCTATACGGTTGAGGAATTCCGGCTTAAAGAGCCGCTTTACTTCCTCCATCACACTGCCCTTCATGCGCTCGTAATTCTGTTTTTCATCATTCACCGCGGTAAAACCGAGCTTTTTCGGCTCGACGATCGCCTGTGCTCCCGCATTCGAGGTCATAATGATAATCGTATTTTTAAAATCTACCTTTCTGCCCTGTGCATCGGTAATATGACCGTCGTCCAGCACCTGCAGCAGAATATTGAATACATCGGGATGAGCCTTTTCCACCTCATCCAGCAAAATAACGGAATACGGATTGCGGCGCACCTTCTCACTGAGCTGACCGCCCTCCTCGTACCCGACATATCCGGGCGGAGAGCCGACCAGACGGGATACGCTGTGCTTCTCCATATATTCCGACATGTCGACGCGGATCATCGACTGCTCGCTGCCGAACACGACCTCCGCCAGCACCTTGGAAAGCTCGGTCTTGCCGACGCCGGTCGGACCCAGAAACAGGAAGGAGCCGATCGGACGCGCCGGGTCCTTCAGACCCACCCTGCCGCGCTTGACCGCTTTTGCCACCGCCGTGACCGCTTCGTCCTGCCCGATGACACGTTTGTGCAGCGTCTGCTCCAGCTTCATCAGCCGCTTTGTCTCCTTTTCCGCCAGCCGCTGGACTGGGATTTTCGTCCACATGGACACAATTTCCGCGATATCCTCCTCGCCGACCTCCGGGCAGCGGGCGCCGCCTCTCTGGTCCAGCCGCTTCTGCGCGGCCGCCAGCTTTTTCAGCACCGCCTCCTGCACGCGGTTCAGCTCCTGCGCTTCCTCCCAGTTTCCCTGGATGATAGCCTGCTCTTTCTTTTCGGAGAGCTCTTCTGCTGCCGCCTGCAGCTTCTCTATGCCGTCCGGCACGGAAGTTCCGCTGATTTGTTTGCCGGAAGCCGCCTCATCAATCAGATCTATCGCCTTATCCGGCAGGTAACGGTCGCTGATATAGCGTGCGGAATATTTCACCGCCGCCTCTATCGCCTCGTCCGTAATTTTTACCTTATGATGCGCCTCATAATTCGGGCGCAGCCCCTTCAGGATGGCAATCGCATC
This is a stretch of genomic DNA from Marvinbryantia formatexigens DSM 14469. It encodes these proteins:
- a CDS encoding Ig-like domain-containing protein, with the translated sequence MRNNAKKLFPLLLTFIMLLSLSVTASAAAAKKISITGTLKTMVVGQKNELDTKITPKSAKVRDKNIVWTSSNPKVIRILENYDDETEIKALKAGTATITVSIRGTNLKASKKITVKNSSAVSVSSYTKKISSCTENLKDIYNSIKKATVKSGYSAARRQAQTYENKIEKIEDQLDELEDTIKSLYRSGKLTASQYNSLKKKLKSADSYADKAEDYLERKFGDFD
- the radA gene encoding DNA repair protein RadA; the protein is MAKAKGTVFFCQNCGYESAKWQGQCPGCHEWNTFVEEPAAPKKSAAAKGGRAPVSGPGTEPVRLSEIRADESERTSSGMAELDRVLGGGIVSGSLILVGGDPGIGKSTLLLQVCRDLVNRKHTVLYISGEESARQLKLRAQRVGRFEEELMVLCETNLDTICEVLQRQKPEFVVIDSIQTMYSEEVASAPGSVSQVRQATGVFMQIAKGMGITVFLVGHVTKEGVVAGPRVLEHMVDTVLYFEGDRHAAYRILRGVKNRFGSTNEIGVFEMRDTGLVEVENPSEYMLSGKLENASGSVVACSMEGTRPVLVEIQALVCQSNLPMPRRTTAGTDFNRVNLLLAVLEKRAGIRLSSCDVYVNIAGGIKMTEPAIDLGLILALVSSYKDIAVDEKLIAFGEVGLSGEIRAVNMAKQRVDEARKLGFTTVLMPEVSVRSVGKIPGLKIVGLKTVREAVFYILSGEDSGLPFST
- a CDS encoding ATP-dependent Clp protease ATP-binding subunit, whose amino-acid sequence is MQYTQQAAHALKLAQQAAKKCGQSYIGSEHLLLGLLEEGGGMASAILQQHQVSEEKVMELVRDLIVPEGTLMEPENVRYSPRAEAILEQAEAEARFFRQKETGTEHLLLAILKDTDCVAMRLLHTMGIQVQRVFMDVLECLGLEESRYREYVQQMQDRGPEASGDMLERYSRNLTQQAADGKLDPVVGREKEIRRIIQILGRRTKNNPCLIGEPGVGKTAIVEGLAQRIVAGDVPDVIHGKQLYTLDMAAMVAGSKYRGEFEERIKRVIQEVSARNDVLLFIDELHTIIGAGGAEGAMDASNILKPALSRGEMQLIGATTITEYRKYIEKDPALERRFQSVSVEEPGEEDAIAILKGLRPNYEAHHKVKITDEAIEAAVKYSARYISDRYLPDKAIDLIDEAASGKQISGTSVPDGIEKLQAAAEELSEKKEQAIIQGNWEEAQELNRVQEAVLKKLAAAQKRLDQRGGARCPEVGEEDIAEIVSMWTKIPVQRLAEKETKRLMKLEQTLHKRVIGQDEAVTAVAKAVKRGRVGLKDPARPIGSFLFLGPTGVGKTELSKVLAEVVFGSEQSMIRVDMSEYMEKHSVSRLVGSPPGYVGYEEGGQLSEKVRRNPYSVILLDEVEKAHPDVFNILLQVLDDGHITDAQGRKVDFKNTIIIMTSNAGAQAIVEPKKLGFTAVNDEKQNYERMKGSVMEEVKRLFKPEFLNRIDEIIVFRSLNKEEIDRIVALLLKDFEERCKKQMDIRLSIGPSVKKFIAEKGYDPKFGARPLKRAIQSHVEDALAEEILSGRISAGDAVTARMANGKIKFEKQKDKVGGQ